The following are encoded in a window of Ricinus communis isolate WT05 ecotype wild-type chromosome 4, ASM1957865v1, whole genome shotgun sequence genomic DNA:
- the LOC8272588 gene encoding LOW QUALITY PROTEIN: probable terpene synthase 6 (The sequence of the model RefSeq protein was modified relative to this genomic sequence to represent the inferred CDS: substituted 1 base at 1 genomic stop codon), whose product MAEKDKYRPLANFPSTAWGCSFASFSSSNSDFELYTREVETLKEKVRPMVTASTKDPLENVQIINLLYRLGVSYHFENEITDQLNHIFEIIPNHIISDDNDYDLYTVAILFQILRQYGHKVPCDVFNKFKNSDGKFKKSIANDLKGLLSLYEASFLSVHGENILDEAIAFTRPLLESFADQSSPHLAKYIRNSLLRPHHQGIQRVEARQYISFYEEDESRNETLLKFAKLDFNRLQLLHKQELASLSRXWEDLNLAKELPYIRDRLVETYLWAIGAHFEPQYALSRAIIAKYTTIVSAVDDTYDAYGTLDELQRFTNAFQRCDIDAIDELPDYMKVLYRALLNFFDQIEDEVDEGRSYSTSVAKEAFKELVRSYYVEAQWFSDGYVPSFDEYMRNGLITSTYTVLPAASFIGMENTVGEKEYKWVQSNPKIVKAAKIICRLMDDITTHEDEQKRGHCASSIECYMKEYGVSEKKAIEEIQKICANAWKDMNEECMKKPPTVSRTLLKYYVNLARVIDFVYKNLDSYTYASSLKGDITTVFLELLPV is encoded by the exons ATGGCAGAGAAAGATAAGTATCGTCCTTTGGCAAACTTTCCCTCTACAGCATGGGGTTGCAGCTTTGCATCATTTTCCTCCTCAAATTCA GATTTCGAATTATATACTAGAGAGGTAGAAacattgaaagaaaaagttagACCCATGGTAACAGCTTCTACAAAAGACCCATTGGAGAATGTTCAGATTATCAATTTGTTATACCGTCTTGGGGTTTCATATCATTTTGAGAATGAGATCACTGATCAATTAAATCACATTTTCGAAATTATTCCTAACCACATTATTAGTGATGATAACGACTATGACCTCTACACTGTGGCTATTCtctttcaaattttaagaCAATATGGACACAAAGTGCCTTGCG ATgtgtttaataaattcaagaaCAGTGATGGAAAGTTCAAGAAAAGCATTGCCAATGACCTGAAAGGCCTTCTTAGCTTATACGAAGCGAGTTTTCTAAGTGTGCATGGAGAAAATATTCTAGATGAAGCCATAGCCTTTACAAGGCCACTCCTGGAATCCTTTGCTGATCAATCAAGCCCCCATCTagcaaaatatataaggaattCTCTGCTGCGCCCTCATCATCAGGGCATACAAAGAGTGGAGGCTAGGCAATACATAAGTTTCTATGAAGAAGATGAGTCTCGCAATGAAACTCTTCTTAAGTTTGCAAAGTTGGATTTTAATCGGTTACAGTTATTGCACAAGCAAGAGCTGGCCTCTCTCTCAAG GTAGTGGGAAGATTTAAATTTGGCTAAAGAGCTTCCTTACATAAGAGATAGACTCGTGGAGACCTATCTCTGGGCAATTGGAGCCCATTTTGAGCCTCAGTATGCCCTTTCTCGAGCGATCATCGCTAAGTATACAACAATAGTATCCGCAGTAGATGATACATACGATGCATATGGTACACTTGATGAACTCCAACGTTTTACAAATGCATTTCAAAg GTGCGACATTGATGCTATTGATGAACTACCAGATTACATGAAAGTTCTTTACAGGGCtttgttgaatttttttgatcaaatagaagatgaagtCGATGAGGGAAGGTCCTACAGTACTTCTGTTGCTAAGGAAGCG TTCAAAGAACTGGTGAGATCCTACTATGTTGAGGCACAATGGTTTAGTGATGGCTATGTACCATCATTTGATGAATATATGCGCAATGGATTGATCACAAGCACTTATACCGTACTTCCAGCAGCATCCTTTATTGGAATGGAAAATACTGTAGGAGAGAAGGAATATAAGTGGGTACAAAGCAATCCAAAAATCGTCAAAGCTGCTAAGATAATTTGCCGTCTGATGGATGATATAACCACCCATGAg gATGAGCAAAAGAGGGGACATTGTGCTTCAAGTATAGAATGCTACATGAAAGAATATGGTGTGTCCGAAAAGAAAGCCATAGAAGAGATTCAAAAAATATGTGCAAATGCATGGAAAGACATGAACGAGGAGTGCATGAAGAAGCCACCTACTGTTTCGAGGACTCTTCTCAAGTATTATGTCAATCTTGCGCGGGTAATAGATTTTGTATACAAGAACCTCGATTCGTACACATATGCATCTAGTTTAAAGGGCGACATTACTACAGTGTTCCTGGAGCTGCTACCCGTTTAA
- the LOC8272587 gene encoding thiosulfate/3-mercaptopyruvate sulfurtransferase 1, mitochondrial isoform X1, translating to MAAAAFTRTLLGHRFIHCSQSLSLKIQTFPSLFNYSQKRPFYIRADPVHTSHRTSGWVPRVIASTMVGTKASYSTQSLPANEPVVSVDWLHANLREPDLKVLDASWYMPDEQRNPIQEYQVAHIPGALFFDVDGISDRSTNLPHMLPSEEAFSAAVSALGIENKDGLVVYDGKGIFSAARVWWMFRVFGHEKVWVLDGGLPRWRASGYDVESSASGDAILKASAASEAIEKVYHGQAVGPITFQTKFQLHLVWTLEQVKKNIEDRTHQHIDARSKARFDGAAPEPRKGIRSGHVPGSKCIPFPQMLDASQTLLPADELKKRFDQEGISLESPVFTSCGTGVTACILALGMHRLGKQDVPVYDGSWTEWGAHPDTPVDTS from the exons ATGGCAGCAGCCGCTTTCACCAGGACTCTTTTGGGTCATCGCTTCATTCACTGCTCTCAATCCCTTTCACTCAAAATCCAAAcctttccttctctttttaaC TACTCTCAGAAAAGACCATTCTACATCCGAGCTGACCCTGTCCATACATCACATAGGACGTCTGGTTGGGTTCCTCGAGTTATTGCTTCCACAATGGTTGGAACAAAAGCTAGTTATTCTACACAATCTTTACCTGCCAATGAACCTGTTGTCTCTGTTGATTGGCTCCATGCAAATCTCAGGGAGCCTGATTTGAAG gTGTTGGATGCATCCTGGTACATGCCAGACGAACAGAGGAATCCAATTCAAGAGTATCAG GTTGCTCACATTCCTGGTGCCCTTTTCTTTGATGTAGATGGGATATCAGATCGATCTACAAAT TTGCCACACATGCTGCCATCAGAGGAAGCTTTTTCAGCTGCTGTTTCAGCTCTTGGGATTGAGAATAAAGATGGATTGGTTGTTTATGATGGGAAAGGGATTTTTAGTGCAGCTCGTGTCTGGTG GATGTTTCGAGTCTTTGGACATGAAAAAGTTTGGGTGTTGGATGGAGGCCTGCCAAGATGGCGTGCATCAGGATATGATGTTGAATCTAGTGCTTCTGGTGATGCCATCTTGAAAGCTAGTGCTGCCAGTGAGGCAATAGAGAAAGTGTATCATGGCCAGGCA GTTGGACCAATTACATTCCAAACGAAGTTCCAGCTACATCTTGTTTGGACTCTTGAGCAG GTTAAGAAAAACATTGAGGATAGGACTCACCAACACATAGATGCCCGCTCAAAGGCGAG GTTTGATGGAGCTGCACCTGAACCTCGAAAGGGAATAAGAAGCGGTCATGTACCTGGCAGCAAGTGTATACCTTTTCCCCAA ATGTTAGATGCTTCACAGACGCTCTTACCAGCAGATGAGCTTAAGAAACGGTTTGATCAAGAAG GCATCTCCTTGGAAAGCCCTGTGTTTACGTCATGTGGGACTGGTGTGACTGCGTGCATACTTGCTTTG GGCATGCATCGACTAGGAAAGCAAGATGTTCCAGTTTATGATGGATCTTGGACTGAATGGGGAGCTCATCCTGATACACCTGTTGATACTTCATGA
- the LOC8272587 gene encoding thiosulfate/3-mercaptopyruvate sulfurtransferase 1, mitochondrial isoform X2, whose translation MVGTKASYSTQSLPANEPVVSVDWLHANLREPDLKVLDASWYMPDEQRNPIQEYQVAHIPGALFFDVDGISDRSTNLPHMLPSEEAFSAAVSALGIENKDGLVVYDGKGIFSAARVWWMFRVFGHEKVWVLDGGLPRWRASGYDVESSASGDAILKASAASEAIEKVYHGQAVGPITFQTKFQLHLVWTLEQVKKNIEDRTHQHIDARSKARFDGAAPEPRKGIRSGHVPGSKCIPFPQMLDASQTLLPADELKKRFDQEGISLESPVFTSCGTGVTACILALGMHRLGKQDVPVYDGSWTEWGAHPDTPVDTS comes from the exons ATGGTTGGAACAAAAGCTAGTTATTCTACACAATCTTTACCTGCCAATGAACCTGTTGTCTCTGTTGATTGGCTCCATGCAAATCTCAGGGAGCCTGATTTGAAG gTGTTGGATGCATCCTGGTACATGCCAGACGAACAGAGGAATCCAATTCAAGAGTATCAG GTTGCTCACATTCCTGGTGCCCTTTTCTTTGATGTAGATGGGATATCAGATCGATCTACAAAT TTGCCACACATGCTGCCATCAGAGGAAGCTTTTTCAGCTGCTGTTTCAGCTCTTGGGATTGAGAATAAAGATGGATTGGTTGTTTATGATGGGAAAGGGATTTTTAGTGCAGCTCGTGTCTGGTG GATGTTTCGAGTCTTTGGACATGAAAAAGTTTGGGTGTTGGATGGAGGCCTGCCAAGATGGCGTGCATCAGGATATGATGTTGAATCTAGTGCTTCTGGTGATGCCATCTTGAAAGCTAGTGCTGCCAGTGAGGCAATAGAGAAAGTGTATCATGGCCAGGCA GTTGGACCAATTACATTCCAAACGAAGTTCCAGCTACATCTTGTTTGGACTCTTGAGCAG GTTAAGAAAAACATTGAGGATAGGACTCACCAACACATAGATGCCCGCTCAAAGGCGAG GTTTGATGGAGCTGCACCTGAACCTCGAAAGGGAATAAGAAGCGGTCATGTACCTGGCAGCAAGTGTATACCTTTTCCCCAA ATGTTAGATGCTTCACAGACGCTCTTACCAGCAGATGAGCTTAAGAAACGGTTTGATCAAGAAG GCATCTCCTTGGAAAGCCCTGTGTTTACGTCATGTGGGACTGGTGTGACTGCGTGCATACTTGCTTTG GGCATGCATCGACTAGGAAAGCAAGATGTTCCAGTTTATGATGGATCTTGGACTGAATGGGGAGCTCATCCTGATACACCTGTTGATACTTCATGA
- the LOC8272585 gene encoding patellin-4 codes for MAAEGKMEEPKMEMEHNTASIQEQEQEIPKIVNKDKLMESENVKDDEEKKSEVKEEDEPKTKDIAVIEEKKTEDNKEENAAASPNGVQKSSSFKEENDLKENEKKALSELRSKIEESILQNKLFEEKKEKEKDIPTTKDGEDKDENEKAVQEDKKEEDSEKKETLEQVQVEKEVVSALQEERKEEETVAKTDWEEKETPAREPKGDITNQTGNKEEENHEKAEEAKEAEAVQTVDRDIALWGVPLLPSKGDNRTDAVLLKVLRAREFKVNDAFKMLRNILKWRKENKIDSILDEEIEVDLSSLAYMEGNDRNGHPVCYNNFAVLGNEDMNGKTFEERRDKFLRGRIQLMEKGIHKLDFKPGGVCAFLQINDLKDTPLPTRKELRTATKKAVELLQDNYPEFVAKNIFINVPFWYYAYSALFAPSLSQRTKNKFVYARATRVTDTLLKYIAPSQIPIQYGGLKRENDSEFSVEDEAKEAIIKAGAQETIEIPAPEVGNTLIWDLTVSGWEVNYKEEFVPADEGSYTVIVQKGKRITLQEGTIRNSFTSKEAGKIVITIENGAFKKKRVLYRYKNKTSSSSSS; via the exons ATGGCCGCAGAAGGGAAAATGGAAGAGCCCAAGATGGAGATGGAACATAACACTGCTTCAATTCAAGAACAAGAACAGGAAATACCTAAGATTGTCAATAAAGACAAACTTATGGAATCAGAGAACGTGAAAGATGATGAAGAGAAGAAGAGTGAAGTGAAGGAAGAAGATGAACCAAAAACAAAGGATATTGCAGTGattgaagagaaaaagacTGAAGATAATAAAGAAGAGAACGCTGCTGCATCACCAAATGGAGTTCAAAAGAGTTCTTCTTTCAAGGAAGAGAatgatttgaaagaaaatgaaaagaaagcaTTGTCTGAGTTGAGATCCAAGATTGAAGAATCAATCCTTCAAAACAAACTTTttgaagagaagaaagagaaagaaaaggacatTCCAACAACAAAAGATGGAGAAGATAAAGATGAGAATGAGAAAGCGGTCCAAGAAgacaagaaagaagaagattctGAAAAGAAGGAAACACTTGAGCAGGTACAAGTGGAAAAAGAAGTTGTTTCTGCACTgcaagaagagagaaaagaagaagaaactgtAGCCAAAACAGACtgggaagaaaaagaaacaccTGCTCGAGAACCCAAGGGAGACATCACTAATCAAACAGGGAATAAGGAGGAGGAAAATCATGAAAAGGCAGAAGAGGCAAAAGAAGCTGAAGCAGTGCAAACTGTTGACAGAGATATTGCACTTTGGGGAGTCCCATTACTGCCAAGCAAAGGAGATAATAGAACTGATGCTGTACTATTGAAGGTATTAAGAGCTAGAGAGTTTAAGGTGAATGATGCTTTTAAGATGTTAAGAAACATCCTCAAATGGAGGAAGGAAAACAAGATTGATTCAATCTTGGATGAAGAAATTGAGGTTGATCTTAGCTCCTTGGCCTACATGGAAGGCAATGATCGCAATGGACACCCTGTATGTTACAATAACTTTGCAGTGCTTGGAAATGAGGATATGAATGGTAAGACATTTGAAGAGAGGCGCGACAAATTTTTGAGGGGAAGGATTCAGTTGATGGAGAAGGGAATTCACAAGCTAGATTTCAAACCTGGTGGTGTATGTGCATTTCTCCAAATCAATGATCTCAAGGACACTCCTTTACCCACCAGAAAGGAGCTCCGCACTGCCACAAAGAAAGCAGTTGAACTTCTTCAGGATAATTATCCTGAATTTGTTGCAAAAAAT ATCTTTATTAATGTTCCCTTCTGGTATTATGCATATAGTGCTCTCTTTGCACCTTCGCTGTCTCAAAGAACCAAGAACAAGTTTGTCTATGCTCGTGCAACCAGGGTCACAGACACCTTGCTCAA GTACATTGCCCCGTCGCAAATTCCAATCCAGTATGGAGGGCTCAAACGTGAGAATGATTCAGAATTCTCAgttgaagatgaagcaaaagaAGCAATTATCAAGGCAGGAGCACAAGAAACTATAGAGATCCCTGCACCTGAG GTTGGAAACACATTGATCTGGGACCTGACAGTGTCTGGTTGGGAAGTGAACTACAAGGAGGAATTCGTACCAGCTGATGAGGGTTCATATACGGTAATTGTTCAGAAGGGTAAGAGGATTACTTTGCAGGAGGGAACAATTCGCAATTCTTTCACTAGTAAAGAAGCTGGAAAGATTGTAATTACAATCGAGAATGGAGCATTCAAGAAGAAGCGGGTTCTATATCGATACAAGAACAAGACCTCGTCATCATCATCCTCTTGA
- the LOC8272583 gene encoding putative rRNA methylase YtqB isoform X1, translating into MLGLRSFPKPDSFTRIYKTLITTNCPNLALCSPTFLKPISNIKFYATATPSDVITSSVDSPFSGLEDDLVGYVLGKKKATEVAHLVWKHVLQKGDTVVDATCGNGHDTLALLKMVADESGNGHVYGMDIQSDALDNTSSLLDETVTSEEKELVKLFSICHSRMEEIVPENTPVRLVAFNLGYLPGGDKAITTVPEKTLLALEAAKRVLMPGGLISLVVYVGHPGGREELETVETFASGLPVDDWICCKFQMLNRPVAPVVAFLFKRWKKNYVTDDKQFLSHGTGVL; encoded by the exons ATGTTGGGGCTGAGAAGTTTTCCAAAACCAGATTCATTTACCAGAATCTACAAAACCCTAATAACTACCAACTGTCCAAATCTCGCCCTTTGCTCCCCTACTTTCCTAAAGCCcatttctaatataaaattctatgCAACTGCTACTCCTTCTGATGTTATTACATCCTCAGTTGACTCTCCCTTTTCAG GATTGGAGGATGATTTGGTGGGCTATGTGTTGGGCAAGAAGAAGGCAACTGAAGTAGCCCATTT GGTATGGAAGCATGTTTTACAAAAAGGGGACACAGTTGTAGATGCAACTTGTGGCAATGGGCATGACACTTTAGCTCTGCTTAAAATGGTGGCTGATGAATCAGGCAATGGTCATGTTTATGGAATGGATATCCAAAGTGATGCTTTAGATAACACCTCTTCTTTGTTGGATGAAACTGTCACTTCTGAGGAG AAAGAACTTGTGAAGCTCTTCTCAATCTGTCACAGTAGAATGGAAGAAATTGTTCCTGAAAATACCCCTGTAAG GCTAGTTGCTTTCAACTTGGGATACCTTCCAGGAGGTGACAAAGCTATAACAACAGTTCCAGAAAAAACGTTGTTGGCATTAGAGGCTGCAAAGAGGGTCTTAATGCCGGGAGGGCTCATCAGTTTAGTTGTATATGTGGGGCATCCTGGTGGAAG GGAGGAATTGGAGACGGTTGAAACTTTTGCTTCTGGGTTACCAGTTGATGATTGGATCTGTTGCAAGTTCCAGATGCTCAACCGACCAGTAGCACCAGTAGTAGCATTCTTATTCAAGAGATGGAAGAAGAATTATGTTACTGATGATAAACAATTTCTGTCACATGGGACTGGTGTGTTATGA
- the LOC8272583 gene encoding putative rRNA methylase YtqB isoform X2 yields the protein MLGLRSFPKPDSFTRIYKTLITTNCPNLALCSPTFLKPISNIKFYATATPSDVITSSVDSPFSGLEDDLVGYVLGKKKATEVAHLVWKHVLQKGDTVVDATCGNGHDTLALLKMVADESGNGHVYGMDIQSDALDNTSSLLDETVTSEEKELVKLFSICHSRMEEIVPENTPVRLVAFNLGYLPGGDKAITTVPEKTLLALEAAKRVLMPGGLISLVVYVGHPGGSSFIIRNLTGAIKCIVQGGIGDG from the exons ATGTTGGGGCTGAGAAGTTTTCCAAAACCAGATTCATTTACCAGAATCTACAAAACCCTAATAACTACCAACTGTCCAAATCTCGCCCTTTGCTCCCCTACTTTCCTAAAGCCcatttctaatataaaattctatgCAACTGCTACTCCTTCTGATGTTATTACATCCTCAGTTGACTCTCCCTTTTCAG GATTGGAGGATGATTTGGTGGGCTATGTGTTGGGCAAGAAGAAGGCAACTGAAGTAGCCCATTT GGTATGGAAGCATGTTTTACAAAAAGGGGACACAGTTGTAGATGCAACTTGTGGCAATGGGCATGACACTTTAGCTCTGCTTAAAATGGTGGCTGATGAATCAGGCAATGGTCATGTTTATGGAATGGATATCCAAAGTGATGCTTTAGATAACACCTCTTCTTTGTTGGATGAAACTGTCACTTCTGAGGAG AAAGAACTTGTGAAGCTCTTCTCAATCTGTCACAGTAGAATGGAAGAAATTGTTCCTGAAAATACCCCTGTAAG GCTAGTTGCTTTCAACTTGGGATACCTTCCAGGAGGTGACAAAGCTATAACAACAGTTCCAGAAAAAACGTTGTTGGCATTAGAGGCTGCAAAGAGGGTCTTAATGCCGGGAGGGCTCATCAGTTTAGTTGTATATGTGGGGCATCCTGGTGGAAG CAGTTTTATCATCAGAAATTTAACTGGTGCGATAAAATGTATTGTCCAGGGAGGAATTGGAGACGGTTGA
- the LOC8272583 gene encoding putative rRNA methylase YtqB isoform X3 produces MLGLRSFPKPDSFTRIYKTLITTNCPNLALCSPTFLKPISNIKFYATATPSDVITSSVDSPFSGLEDDLVGYVLGKKKATEVAHLVWKHVLQKGDTVVDATCGNGHDTLALLKMVADESGNGHVYGMDIQSDALDNTSSLLDETVTSEEKELVKLFSICHSRMEEIVPENTPVRLVAFNLGYLPGGDKAITTVPEKTLLALEAAKRVLMPGGLISLVVYVGHPGGSFIIRNLTGAIKCIVQGGIGDG; encoded by the exons ATGTTGGGGCTGAGAAGTTTTCCAAAACCAGATTCATTTACCAGAATCTACAAAACCCTAATAACTACCAACTGTCCAAATCTCGCCCTTTGCTCCCCTACTTTCCTAAAGCCcatttctaatataaaattctatgCAACTGCTACTCCTTCTGATGTTATTACATCCTCAGTTGACTCTCCCTTTTCAG GATTGGAGGATGATTTGGTGGGCTATGTGTTGGGCAAGAAGAAGGCAACTGAAGTAGCCCATTT GGTATGGAAGCATGTTTTACAAAAAGGGGACACAGTTGTAGATGCAACTTGTGGCAATGGGCATGACACTTTAGCTCTGCTTAAAATGGTGGCTGATGAATCAGGCAATGGTCATGTTTATGGAATGGATATCCAAAGTGATGCTTTAGATAACACCTCTTCTTTGTTGGATGAAACTGTCACTTCTGAGGAG AAAGAACTTGTGAAGCTCTTCTCAATCTGTCACAGTAGAATGGAAGAAATTGTTCCTGAAAATACCCCTGTAAG GCTAGTTGCTTTCAACTTGGGATACCTTCCAGGAGGTGACAAAGCTATAACAACAGTTCCAGAAAAAACGTTGTTGGCATTAGAGGCTGCAAAGAGGGTCTTAATGCCGGGAGGGCTCATCAGTTTAGTTGTATATGTGGGGCATCCTGGTGGAAG TTTTATCATCAGAAATTTAACTGGTGCGATAAAATGTATTGTCCAGGGAGGAATTGGAGACGGTTGA